The DNA sequence GCAGCTCCGGATGGATACACCTTATTAATGGCTTCGGCACCACTGAGTATTAGTCCTGTTCTCTATAAAACCCTGCCATACAATCCAGCCAGTATTGAGCCTATTGCGATTTTTGGTCAGCTGCCAAATGTCTTATTGGTGAATCCCGAATCTGGGATAAATTCGGTAGCCGATTTAGTCAAACGTGCAAAAGCCAATCCCGGAAAACTCAATTACGCCTCTAACGGCTATGGCACCTCATTAAATCTGAGTGCTGAAATGCTCAAAAGCCAAGCAGAAATTTTTGTCTTGCACATTCCCTATCGTGGCTCCTCTTTTGCAAATGTGGCTGTAATCGCAAAAGAAGTTGATTTTATGTTTGATAATTTACCCCCAGCAATGGGCTTAATTAATGGCGGTAAGTTAAAACCACTGGCAGTAACCAGTGCGGAGCGTAATCCCGCTTTGCCAAATGTGCCCACAATGGTTGAGTCCGGTTTTCCTAATTTTTTGGTAACAGCATGGTTTGGCCTAGCCGCACCCAAAGGAATTCCAGATACAGTAAGCCAGCGCTTGCAGTCAAGCCTACAGAAAGTGATTGCCCAAAAAGACGTGGCTGAATCGATTGCACGGTTAGGCGCCACTGTGAAATTTATGAATGCCCAACAGGCAAATCAATTTATGACGGCAGATACGCAGCGCTGGCGCACTGTAATTGAGCGCGCCAAGATTCAGATGGATTAAATGAGTAATCAGTAAGCAAAACTTCTGCAAAAGTGTGGTCAATGTTGATGGCAATGCGGATTAAGCAAACCCATCACTATCAAAGTCGCCACCAAAGTCGCTGTCATAGTCAGTAACGTTGTTGTCGTAATTTTGTGCCACCTGCTGGCCTGAATCTGCAGGAGTATTGGAATGGCCCAATCCATTACCAGCATCCGGAGTGCTGTTATGTCCCATCATGCTCTGAATGCCTTGGTAGAGCATAGAGCCTGCCACCACTCCAATCGCAGTCGTTGCGATTGTGCCAAGCATGCCCGATCCCCATGCGCTTGGCTGTGCTGCACCTGCTGCTGGACGTGCAGCCATTGCATTTGCTGACGTGGCTTGAGTTGGCGCTGCCCTACCCCAGGAATTAATGCCACTCAAAAAGCCTGAGCTGGGTTTGTTTGCTGGATTGGCTTGGTCGATTTTTGCCTGCATCTCTGCCATTTGTTTTTGCGCGACTTGCAAGGCCATTTCTAAACCCATGGCGCGCTGGACTAATAGATAAGATGCGTCGGGCTGCCGTTTGATTGATTCCGCAATTAAGGAATCAGCATCGCTGTCTTTAGTTCCTGCCTGGGTGCTATTGAGCTGTTGTAAAAACTGCTCCAATTGGACTTTTTCTTGGGGGTTCATATTGCGCGCTCCGGCTTTTGTTGACTTGCTTCATCATAGTTGAAATACACCGGCGCGTATTTTGCAAAAACAAGATCAAACGAGGTGTTTGATGTGCCTGTTTGCAGATGCGGTTTTTTAAGCGAAATGATGCGATTCGAGCTGCCTTAATCCCCTAAATTATTAGGGGCACTCCCAGCAGGGCATCGGTTTCGGTGGGTTCGGTGCTAACAGCCCGCGATAAAGTATTGCGAATAAATTGCTTTTCGTAATGGCGGTTACGTCGTGACTTTTTAGCCTGTGCACGCTGGCCTAGGCGCTTATCCACCACAATCTCTCCCAGCTGACTGAGATCGGCTAAGTCATGGATTTGATTGGGCGAATTGCGGCGCGTCATAATCAAACTCCACACCTATTCAATTGAGGCGCTCAATGCTTAGGCTTGTGTACTGAATTAATGATCTTGTCGGTGTAGGCGATGGCAATGGCAGAAATAACAAAGGTCACATGAATGACCGTCTGCCACAAGAGTGTTTTTTCATCATAGGAAGCGGCATTAATAAAGGTCTTGAGCAAATGGATCGATGAAATGCCGATGATGGCAGTGGCCAGCTTTACTTTGAGTACCCCCGCGTTGACGTGGGATAGCCACTCAGGCTGATCCGGATGGTCTTGCAGATCAAGGCGAGACACAAAGGTCTCCCAGCCGCCTACGATGACCATCACCAATAAATTGGAGATCATCACCACATCAATCAAACCCAAGACGATCAACATCAATGCCGTTTCGGTCATGTTGTTGTCGGCCATCATGCTTAAAAGATGGATCAGCTCCAGCCAGAACTGCCATACATAAACCCCCTGCGCCACTATCAGGCCAATGTAGAGCGGTGCCTGTAACCAACGGGACATAAAGATCCAGCGTGGCAATGGGCGCAGTTTTTTAGAGTTTGAGGGCTGATTATCTGAATTCATGTGGGGATTTTAACGGCTTTTGTGACGGGGCTATACAGGCTCATTCAGGTAAATGGGGGCCAGCTACAAGCTCACCTAATGAGCCATTAAGCATTTAATCTGCTTTAATTGCTATTAGTTCTATTTATTAAGGAAATGCCATGAGTGACATGGAGCGACTGCACCGCATCAAGTACATGATTCAGGCACGAAAAAGTGTGCCGAAACAGGCCTTTTTAGATGAGCTTGAGATTTCTGAGGCTACCTTTAAGCGGGATCTCGAATACCTCCGTAGCCGCATGAACGCCTCCATCATTTATGACCGCTACGCAGGCGGCTATCAATTTGAGAACCCACAAGATGCCGAGAAAACCGAATTGCCGGGCTTGTGGTTTACCGAAAAAGAAGCTACTGCACTCGTTCTCATGCAGCACTTACTATCATCGCTGGATCAAGGCGGCTTAATTGGTCCGCACATTGAACCCCTCACGGCCATCATCGATGGCATCTTGGGTCAATCTGAAACCACCGCCAAGGAACTGCGCAAACGCATCAAGGTATTGGGCATGGGTAGCCGCAAGAACAGCATCGAGAACTTTGCGGAGATTGGCGCCGCCCTACTCAAACGCAATCGCTTGGATGTAGCCTATTACTCCAAAGGCAAAGATGAATTAACCCAGCGCATTATTTCTCCGCAGCGCCTCATCTTTTACCGTGAGAACTGGTACCTCGATGCTTACTGCCACCTGCGTAAAGAATTACGTAGCTTTGCTGTCGATGGCATTCGCAAAGCGGCACTTACCAATCTCAAAGCCGATGAGGTTTCTGAAAAGCAAGCGCAAGAACATTTTGCAGAAAGCTATGGCATCTTTTCTGGGAAGGCAACACAGCGCGCTAAATTACGCTTTAATCCCGAGCATGCCCGCTGGGTTGCGACTGAAAAGTGGCATGGCCAACAAGTAGGTAGCTTTGATAAGGAAGGCTTTTATAACTTGGAGTTTGATTACAACCAAGATCCGGAGCTCATCATGGATATTTTGAAGCACGGCTCCGGGGTTGAAGTAATGGGGCCGGCTGGCCTAAAGAATAAAGTGAAAGCGGAGTTAGATAAAGCGCTTCTGTTGTATAAATAATAAATCAGGCAAGTGCTTTCCCTGCATCAACTAAATCGGAGCGCCACCCTTTATTACGAACCTCACGTACGACGATTTTCTGGTTGATTAAGCGCTCAACCGCACTAATACGCGCCATTACTAAGCTAATCGCCTGATCTCCATCAGCATGCGCCATAAATAGCAGTCGAATCATCTTATCCGCCCATTTAGGCAATCGGCCATGTTTTTCCCAGCGGGCCACTGTTTGAGCATCTACACCCATTAAGGCAGCCAAACTATTCTGGGACAAGAGCATTCCACCATTGCGGATATAGCGAAACTCTAGGCCAGTTAATGGCCCCGACTTACCAGTTAAGGCGCCGCAAATAGCCTGCGTTAATCCATCAATATCATGAATTGCTACGCCCTTGCCGTGCGGCGTCTTGCGAATTTCAAATCCATTTTGGAGCCAAACGTTTTTTAGGCCGCCATCGGTGTAATGCAACATTTTCGTTTTCATGAGACCCCAAAGACCGTAATCACAACTATTCCAACCGCCGGAAAATCAACATTAACAAGCGCTCCAATATTGCTACCTGCAATATATCGCTCCATCAAACAGGTAAGACCGCTATGCCTTAAGTCAGGCTCTGGTTCGCGATTTAAGAGTCCCCGGCGCAAAACATCAAACAACATTGCGTTGGTAATCGCACGTTCGCGCATGCGGATACTTGCATGCTGGGTGATGGTGACATTTATAGACTCCAGTGCGGCACGACGAATATGTTGCTGAATTTGAGGCCTACTCAGCCTAATCAAACCAGATACCTATCAAATTGATAGGTCTCCACAGTATATCAAAATGATAGCTTGCACGCATAATGTGTATCGAGATGTGGTCAAAAGATAACTCGGTACGCAATTTTAAAGGCGAAAGTAAGCCTAACTGTAGAGTGGGTACAAAATGTAATCCCTACAATTCTCGAGGATTACGCAGTTCCATTGGTATCGCCAAGGCCTTGGAGCGTAGATAAAAAGACTATTACTTTTTTTGAATTTCCTCTAAGGCCTTGTCTTTATCTTTGGCATCGGCATCGGATTCTTTCATCACCCTCTGAATCACAATCGCAGCAATTGCAAGCAGTAGCACTGCAGCGCTCTCGTAAATCAAATCGATCGTACTAATGCCTTTGCCTTGCAGAATAATAAGGCGGCACAGGGCTGTAATCGCAATAAAGATCGGAATGGTAATGGGAATCTTGTTGTATTTGTAGAAAGCTGCCACCATGCCGAGGACTTCGGCATAGATGAACATCAGCAACAGATCCGTTAAAGAAATCTTGCCATTGATGATCACGGTGTACATCTCGATGCCGACGCTAATAATCGTAAAGATAGCGATCAAAATTAAGATGCCTTTTTCGGCAAGGGTAATTAAGTCATACATCTTCATTGCAGAT is a window from the Polynucleobacter difficilis genome containing:
- a CDS encoding TIGR00645 family protein is translated as MNSDNQPSNSKKLRPLPRWIFMSRWLQAPLYIGLIVAQGVYVWQFWLELIHLLSMMADNNMTETALMLIVLGLIDVVMISNLLVMVIVGGWETFVSRLDLQDHPDQPEWLSHVNAGVLKVKLATAIIGISSIHLLKTFINAASYDEKTLLWQTVIHVTFVISAIAIAYTDKIINSVHKPKH
- a CDS encoding helix-turn-helix transcriptional regulator, which codes for MSDMERLHRIKYMIQARKSVPKQAFLDELEISEATFKRDLEYLRSRMNASIIYDRYAGGYQFENPQDAEKTELPGLWFTEKEATALVLMQHLLSSLDQGGLIGPHIEPLTAIIDGILGQSETTAKELRKRIKVLGMGSRKNSIENFAEIGAALLKRNRLDVAYYSKGKDELTQRIISPQRLIFYRENWYLDAYCHLRKELRSFAVDGIRKAALTNLKADEVSEKQAQEHFAESYGIFSGKATQRAKLRFNPEHARWVATEKWHGQQVGSFDKEGFYNLEFDYNQDPELIMDILKHGSGVEVMGPAGLKNKVKAELDKALLLYK
- a CDS encoding DUF4258 domain-containing protein, whose amino-acid sequence is MIRLSRPQIQQHIRRAALESINVTITQHASIRMRERAITNAMLFDVLRRGLLNREPEPDLRHSGLTCLMERYIAGSNIGALVNVDFPAVGIVVITVFGVS
- a CDS encoding helix-turn-helix domain-containing protein, with the translated sequence MKTKMLHYTDGGLKNVWLQNGFEIRKTPHGKGVAIHDIDGLTQAICGALTGKSGPLTGLEFRYIRNGGMLLSQNSLAALMGVDAQTVARWEKHGRLPKWADKMIRLLFMAHADGDQAISLVMARISAVERLINQKIVVREVRNKGWRSDLVDAGKALA
- a CDS encoding Bug family tripartite tricarboxylate transporter substrate binding protein — encoded protein: MRIYRQFVALASILLSTVVFNTVAAQTYPNKPIKLVVPFPPGGLIDNAARLITPALSKELGQTIVIDNKAGAGGNLGAAEVAKAAPDGYTLLMASAPLSISPVLYKTLPYNPASIEPIAIFGQLPNVLLVNPESGINSVADLVKRAKANPGKLNYASNGYGTSLNLSAEMLKSQAEIFVLHIPYRGSSFANVAVIAKEVDFMFDNLPPAMGLINGGKLKPLAVTSAERNPALPNVPTMVESGFPNFLVTAWFGLAAPKGIPDTVSQRLQSSLQKVIAQKDVAESIARLGATVKFMNAQQANQFMTADTQRWRTVIERAKIQMD
- a CDS encoding DUF2076 domain-containing protein, with the protein product MNPQEKVQLEQFLQQLNSTQAGTKDSDADSLIAESIKRQPDASYLLVQRAMGLEMALQVAQKQMAEMQAKIDQANPANKPSSGFLSGINSWGRAAPTQATSANAMAARPAAGAAQPSAWGSGMLGTIATTAIGVVAGSMLYQGIQSMMGHNSTPDAGNGLGHSNTPADSGQQVAQNYDNNVTDYDSDFGGDFDSDGFA
- a CDS encoding phosphate-starvation-inducible PsiE family protein, producing MKMYDLITLAEKGILILIAIFTIISVGIEMYTVIINGKISLTDLLLMFIYAEVLGMVAAFYKYNKIPITIPIFIAITALCRLIILQGKGISTIDLIYESAAVLLLAIAAIVIQRVMKESDADAKDKDKALEEIQKK